The following proteins come from a genomic window of Streptomyces sp. GS7:
- a CDS encoding acyl-CoA dehydrogenase family protein — translation MHFQLTADQRALRDGTRALLAGRYGRDRLRAAVDDPAPDRALWRELGDAGFFALRLPEAAGGVGLGLPEAVLVFEEAGRALLPGPLVAGQLLAGVVDGVATGERLAGLCDAAADPVLWEHPAGCDEVVFLGEDAQGPGEGTRGARGRTGEAYRSAAGDITCAPFASVDPLTPLARVTGRPRGAPLALDVPRLRREAALLTAAQQLGSAARTVETAVAHARRREQFGAPIGSFQAVKHLCARMLVRAELARSAVYAAAVTGDALDVAGAKLLADEAAVRNARDCLQVHGGMGFTWEADVHLHLKRAWLRAECWGGAREAEELLADALPG, via the coding sequence GTGCACTTCCAACTCACCGCCGATCAGAGGGCGTTGCGGGACGGCACCCGTGCGCTGCTGGCCGGGCGGTACGGCCGGGACCGGCTGCGGGCGGCCGTCGACGACCCGGCGCCCGACCGCGCGCTGTGGCGCGAGCTGGGCGACGCCGGGTTCTTCGCACTGCGGCTCCCGGAGGCGGCGGGCGGCGTCGGCCTCGGGCTGCCGGAGGCGGTCCTGGTCTTCGAGGAGGCCGGCCGGGCGCTGCTGCCGGGGCCGCTGGTGGCCGGGCAGCTGCTGGCCGGGGTGGTGGACGGCGTGGCGACCGGGGAGCGGCTCGCGGGGCTGTGCGACGCCGCGGCCGATCCGGTCCTGTGGGAACACCCGGCCGGCTGCGACGAGGTGGTGTTCCTCGGGGAGGACGCACAGGGCCCGGGGGAGGGCACACGGGGCGCACGGGGGCGCACCGGCGAGGCGTACCGGAGCGCGGCCGGGGACATCACCTGCGCCCCCTTCGCCTCCGTGGACCCGCTGACGCCGCTCGCCCGCGTCACCGGACGGCCGCGCGGCGCCCCGCTCGCCCTGGACGTGCCGCGCCTGCGCCGCGAGGCGGCCCTGCTGACCGCCGCCCAGCAGCTGGGCAGCGCCGCCCGCACCGTCGAGACCGCGGTCGCCCACGCCCGGCGGCGCGAGCAGTTCGGCGCGCCCATCGGCTCCTTCCAGGCGGTCAAGCACCTGTGCGCGCGGATGCTGGTACGTGCCGAGCTGGCCCGGAGCGCGGTGTACGCGGCGGCGGTGACGGGGGACGCGCTCGATGTCGCGGGCGCCAAGCTGCTCGCCGACGAGGCCGCGGTGCGCAACGCCCGGGACTGCCTCCAGGTCCACGGCGGGATGGGCTTCACCTGGGAGGCCGATGTGCATCTGCATCTCAAGCGGGCGTGGCTGCGCGCCGAGTGCTGGGGCGGCGCGCGGGAGGCGGAGGAACTGCTGGCCGACGCCCTGCCGGGGTGA
- a CDS encoding SDR family NAD(P)-dependent oxidoreductase — protein sequence MGNFLAGRVVAVTGAGRGIGRAVALAAAAEGAKVIVNDYGVSIEGGEPSSEVAAAVVKEIEAAGGSATAVADDVSTMAGGQRIVDTALAEYGRIDGVVCVAGILRERMLFNMSEEEWDPVVATHLKGTFTVFRAAAAVMRRQRSGTLIGFTSGNHQGSVAQANYASAKGGIISLVRSAALGLHKYGVTANAVAPVARTRMSANVPMELTEIGEPEDVAAFVVYLLSERARADGVTGQVYTVAGPKIAVWAQPAELRSVYADGGGWTPERVAEVVPRSVGVDPMPMLARLEEMARAAAAGERPNR from the coding sequence ATGGGGAACTTCTTGGCCGGCAGGGTGGTCGCCGTCACGGGGGCGGGCCGCGGCATCGGGCGGGCCGTCGCCCTGGCCGCCGCCGCCGAGGGCGCGAAGGTGATCGTCAACGACTACGGCGTCTCGATCGAGGGCGGCGAACCGAGCAGCGAGGTCGCGGCGGCGGTGGTCAAGGAGATCGAGGCGGCGGGCGGCAGCGCCACGGCCGTCGCCGACGACGTCTCCACCATGGCCGGCGGGCAGCGGATCGTGGACACCGCGCTGGCCGAGTACGGCCGGATCGACGGTGTGGTGTGCGTGGCCGGGATCCTGCGCGAGCGGATGCTCTTCAACATGTCCGAGGAAGAGTGGGACCCGGTCGTCGCCACGCATCTGAAGGGCACGTTCACGGTGTTCCGGGCCGCCGCGGCGGTGATGCGCAGGCAGAGGTCCGGCACGCTGATCGGCTTCACCAGCGGCAACCACCAGGGCAGCGTCGCGCAGGCCAACTACGCCTCGGCGAAGGGCGGGATCATCTCGCTGGTGCGCAGCGCGGCGCTTGGGCTGCACAAGTACGGGGTGACGGCGAACGCGGTGGCGCCGGTCGCGCGGACGCGGATGTCGGCCAACGTGCCGATGGAGCTGACGGAGATCGGCGAGCCGGAGGACGTCGCGGCGTTCGTCGTCTACCTGCTGAGCGAGCGGGCGCGGGCGGACGGGGTCACCGGCCAGGTGTACACCGTGGCCGGGCCGAAGATCGCGGTGTGGGCGCAGCCGGCGGAACTGCGTTCCGTGTACGCCGACGGGGGCGGGTGGACGCCGGAGCGCGTCGCCGAGGTGGTGCCGAGGTCTGTCGGTGTCGATCCGATGCCGATGCTGGCGCGGTTGGAGGAGATGGCGCGGGCCGCGGCGGCCGGTGAACGGCCCAACCGGTAG
- a CDS encoding acyl-CoA dehydrogenase family protein — MDLTYTEEEEAFRARLREWLAEVLPKLPPKPAAADWPGRRAYDAAWQRTLYDAGYAGLHWPVDAGGQGATPTQHLIYLEETEKAGAPYVGANFVGLLHAGPTIAAEGTAAQRARWLPPILRGDEIWCQGFSEPDAGSDLAALRTRAVRDGDDYVVSGSKIWTSHAEAADWCELLVRTDPEAPRHRGISWLAMRMDAPGVTVRPLRTLAGSAEFAEVFLDEVRVPAAHRVGAEHDGWRVTMVTLSFERGTAFVGEVVACRRVLGALARTARANGRWDDAVLRRRLGRLHAEFAALWRLTQWNVSEAQSTGGVPGSGGSVFKLRYSHARQELYDAAAEVLGAASLDADREWVADRLSALSYTIAAGTSQIQRNIVAERILGLPKGR; from the coding sequence ATGGACCTCACGTACACCGAGGAGGAGGAAGCCTTCCGGGCGCGGCTGCGGGAGTGGCTCGCCGAGGTGCTGCCGAAGCTGCCGCCGAAGCCGGCCGCGGCCGACTGGCCCGGACGGCGGGCGTATGACGCGGCCTGGCAGCGGACGCTGTACGACGCCGGGTACGCGGGACTGCACTGGCCCGTCGACGCCGGGGGCCAAGGGGCCACGCCCACCCAGCACTTGATCTACCTGGAGGAGACGGAGAAGGCCGGCGCCCCGTATGTCGGCGCGAACTTCGTCGGCCTGCTGCACGCCGGCCCCACCATCGCCGCGGAGGGCACCGCCGCGCAGCGCGCCCGCTGGCTGCCGCCGATCCTGCGCGGCGACGAGATCTGGTGCCAGGGCTTCAGCGAACCGGACGCCGGCTCCGACCTCGCCGCGCTCCGCACCAGGGCCGTACGGGACGGCGACGACTACGTGGTGTCCGGCAGCAAGATCTGGACCTCGCACGCCGAGGCCGCCGACTGGTGCGAACTGCTCGTCCGCACCGACCCCGAGGCCCCCCGGCACCGCGGCATCAGCTGGCTGGCGATGCGGATGGACGCCCCCGGGGTGACCGTGCGGCCGCTGCGCACGCTCGCCGGGTCGGCCGAGTTCGCCGAGGTGTTCCTCGACGAGGTGCGGGTGCCGGCCGCGCACCGCGTCGGCGCGGAGCACGACGGCTGGCGGGTGACGATGGTGACGCTGTCCTTCGAGCGCGGCACCGCGTTCGTCGGCGAGGTGGTGGCCTGCCGCCGGGTGCTCGGCGCGCTCGCCCGCACGGCCCGCGCGAACGGCCGCTGGGACGATGCGGTGCTCCGCCGCCGACTGGGCAGGCTGCACGCGGAGTTCGCCGCGCTGTGGCGGCTGACCCAGTGGAACGTCAGCGAGGCGCAGAGCACCGGCGGTGTCCCCGGCAGCGGCGGCTCGGTCTTCAAGCTGCGCTATTCGCACGCCCGCCAGGAGCTGTACGACGCGGCGGCGGAGGTGCTGGGCGCGGCGTCGCTGGACGCCGACCGGGAATGGGTCGCCGACCGCCTCTCCGCCCTCTCCTACACCATCGCCGCGGGCACCTCCCAGATCCAGCGGAACATCGTCGCCGAGCGGATCCTCGGCCTGCCGAAGGGGCGGTGA
- a CDS encoding ATP-binding protein — MQVLQVQLDVRPDPAEVGRARRWARSRLAGSGIGADEPLAETLILLISELVTNAVVHTGTAARLRMCFSGSGAVVGTVRVEVVDDSARPPRQRHADGEDTNGRGLELVDGLADRWGWQREGAGKRIWCEVDRGQPLLMAAGADLGAYDAHCAAPHRA; from the coding sequence GTGCAGGTGCTTCAAGTGCAGTTGGACGTGCGGCCCGATCCCGCTGAGGTGGGGCGGGCCCGGCGGTGGGCCCGGTCGAGGCTCGCGGGATCGGGCATAGGGGCGGATGAACCGCTCGCCGAGACGCTGATCCTGCTGATCTCCGAGCTGGTCACCAACGCCGTGGTGCATACCGGCACGGCGGCCCGGCTGCGGATGTGCTTCTCCGGCTCGGGTGCCGTGGTCGGCACCGTACGGGTCGAAGTGGTGGACGACAGCGCCCGCCCGCCGCGTCAGCGGCACGCGGACGGCGAGGACACCAACGGCCGCGGCCTGGAGCTGGTCGACGGTCTGGCGGACCGCTGGGGCTGGCAGCGCGAGGGCGCCGGCAAGCGGATCTGGTGCGAGGTGGACCGCGGGCAGCCGCTGCTGATGGCGGCGGGGGCGGACCTGGGAGCGTACGACGCTCATTGCGCCGCGCCGCACCGCGCATGA
- a CDS encoding cyclase family protein, whose amino-acid sequence MPLPQEFHDIANRVNNWGRWGAGDETGTLNLITPDVVRAAAATVRSGLRVPLALPLRQDGVQTGAIPGRVNPLHTMVAVNQELFGPGTVATSDDTVTMGLQAATHWDGLGHVSHSGRLYNNRPAGSVTAHRGATALGIEKAAPIVSRGVLLDVARTHGRDRLAGDHAVTPEDLAAAEELAGTAVRPGDIVLIRTGQLRHYLAGDREAYAFPSPGLSLRTPEWFHARDVAAVANDTLTFEIFPPEIENLWMPVHALHLVEMGMLQGQNWNLEELSAACAAEGRYTFLLSATAEPFVGGCGAPVAPVAVL is encoded by the coding sequence GTGCCGCTGCCGCAGGAGTTCCACGACATCGCCAACCGCGTGAACAACTGGGGCCGTTGGGGCGCCGGCGACGAGACCGGCACACTGAACCTGATCACCCCGGACGTGGTGCGCGCCGCCGCCGCGACCGTACGCAGCGGGCTGCGCGTCCCCCTCGCCCTGCCACTCCGGCAGGACGGTGTGCAGACCGGCGCGATCCCCGGCCGGGTCAACCCGCTGCACACCATGGTCGCCGTCAACCAGGAGCTCTTCGGCCCCGGCACGGTCGCCACCTCCGACGACACGGTCACCATGGGCCTCCAGGCCGCCACCCACTGGGACGGCCTCGGCCATGTCTCGCACTCCGGGCGGCTCTACAACAACCGCCCCGCCGGCTCCGTCACGGCGCACCGCGGCGCCACCGCCCTCGGCATCGAGAAGGCCGCCCCGATCGTCTCGCGGGGCGTACTGCTGGACGTGGCCCGCACGCACGGCCGCGACCGGCTGGCGGGCGATCACGCCGTCACTCCGGAGGACCTGGCGGCCGCCGAGGAGTTGGCCGGGACCGCGGTCCGGCCCGGCGACATCGTGCTGATCCGGACCGGGCAGCTCCGGCACTACCTCGCCGGCGACCGGGAGGCGTACGCGTTCCCGTCCCCGGGCCTCTCGCTCCGCACCCCGGAGTGGTTCCACGCCCGCGATGTCGCGGCGGTCGCCAACGACACCCTCACCTTCGAGATCTTCCCGCCGGAGATCGAGAATCTGTGGATGCCGGTGCACGCCCTCCACCTCGTCGAGATGGGCATGCTCCAGGGCCAGAACTGGAATCTGGAGGAACTGTCGGCGGCCTGCGCGGCGGAGGGCCGCTACACCTTCCTGCTGTCGGCGACGGCCGAACCGTTCGTCGGCGGCTGCGGCGCCCCGGTCGCGCCGGTCGCGGTGCTGTGA
- a CDS encoding serine/threonine protein kinase, which produces MEEYAGRVLAERYRLPVRPSGDGFGGDGGGDAADGFEAGFDVRFAETRAFDTYSGQEVLARQVPLPEVVDAEVVGADTGRPGFAEPGAGAGAWHRRAAGGADRSPRDPVVRRALEAATTAARLPDHPLLDQVFDVFAQDGSLWIVGELLPARPLSALLAERTLSPHRAAEIAADVLTALRALHAHGWIHRNITARTVLICDDGRAVLTGLAAGAAQEALCGYDPAPRAGDGPAASAGGAPPDGISLVKQTRGAADDAPAPEEGHAGLTGLAAERARQARLQVVGAVTERWAPEQAGPVGEGAAPEAGPAVDLWAVGALLFRSVQGRPPFPEESAAELVRLVAAQPPAGAAECGALRPVVEALLCRDPAARPEFEAVRARLRALIRTAPEPDLGSRLVTLPALEQGADPRRLPIVRRRGELVRKGRQKKVRARGAQPRLAPAGRPAPGGRAQPSRPPRIPRQPKPLRPAKAARSAGRPSGDPYEAQELLGQVGLGRAPQRSRPGRAPRSLGRVLLTVILLLMVGGIAYAMVFLPKSGAASAGGPSGADLSGSSGAVPGGSPTPSAGRDGGGTGGASPGTGEPQTTAPGNLAPGYELRTDPMGFQVAVPKGWQRRAETDQGQVRYTGGDFELVVVPGRDTTARAGADPMAYQQDKEAELAPYRAAGWSSSSGLRRIDIGQTAMAEGTFTWRDGSGRQVYVRNLAMIHDGRYHVVMVIGPDTGRDEVDKLYEQASSAYRPN; this is translated from the coding sequence GTGGAGGAGTACGCGGGAAGAGTGCTCGCCGAGCGCTACCGCCTGCCGGTGCGCCCCTCCGGCGACGGCTTCGGCGGCGACGGCGGCGGTGACGCCGCGGACGGCTTCGAGGCGGGCTTCGACGTCCGGTTCGCCGAGACCCGGGCGTTCGACACGTACAGCGGCCAGGAGGTGCTGGCCCGTCAGGTGCCGCTGCCGGAGGTGGTGGACGCCGAGGTCGTCGGGGCGGACACCGGGCGGCCGGGGTTCGCGGAGCCCGGGGCCGGGGCCGGGGCGTGGCACCGGAGAGCCGCGGGGGGTGCCGACCGCAGCCCCCGCGATCCCGTCGTACGGCGTGCGCTGGAGGCGGCGACGACGGCCGCCCGACTGCCCGACCACCCGCTGCTCGACCAGGTCTTCGACGTCTTCGCGCAGGACGGCAGCCTGTGGATCGTCGGCGAACTCCTCCCGGCCCGCCCGCTGTCCGCGCTGCTCGCCGAGCGGACGCTGTCCCCGCACCGCGCCGCGGAGATCGCCGCCGACGTGCTGACCGCGCTGCGCGCCCTGCACGCGCACGGCTGGATCCACCGCAACATCACCGCCCGTACGGTCCTGATCTGTGACGACGGCCGAGCCGTCCTGACCGGTCTGGCGGCCGGGGCGGCCCAGGAGGCGCTGTGCGGCTACGACCCGGCGCCGCGGGCGGGGGACGGGCCCGCGGCGTCCGCGGGCGGCGCGCCGCCGGACGGCATTTCGCTGGTCAAGCAGACGCGGGGCGCAGCCGATGACGCGCCCGCGCCGGAGGAGGGCCACGCCGGGCTCACCGGTCTCGCCGCCGAGCGGGCCCGGCAGGCGCGGCTCCAGGTCGTCGGGGCGGTCACCGAGCGCTGGGCGCCGGAGCAGGCCGGGCCGGTGGGCGAGGGCGCGGCGCCGGAGGCGGGTCCGGCCGTGGATCTGTGGGCGGTCGGCGCGCTGCTGTTCCGCAGTGTGCAGGGGCGTCCGCCGTTCCCCGAGGAGAGCGCCGCCGAGCTGGTGCGGCTGGTGGCCGCGCAGCCGCCCGCCGGGGCGGCGGAGTGCGGGGCGCTGCGGCCGGTCGTCGAGGCGCTGCTGTGCCGGGACCCGGCCGCCCGCCCGGAGTTCGAGGCGGTGCGTGCCCGGCTGCGGGCGCTGATCCGTACGGCGCCGGAGCCGGATCTGGGCAGCCGGCTGGTGACGCTGCCCGCGCTGGAGCAGGGCGCCGATCCGCGGCGGCTGCCGATCGTCCGGCGCCGCGGCGAACTGGTCCGCAAGGGGCGGCAGAAGAAGGTCCGGGCCCGCGGTGCGCAGCCGCGCCTGGCGCCCGCCGGGCGGCCCGCGCCGGGTGGCCGGGCCCAGCCGTCGCGTCCGCCGCGGATCCCCCGGCAGCCCAAGCCGCTGCGGCCCGCGAAGGCCGCCCGGTCCGCGGGCCGCCCGTCCGGGGATCCGTACGAGGCGCAGGAGCTGCTGGGCCAGGTCGGGCTCGGGCGGGCGCCGCAGCGGTCGCGGCCGGGGCGGGCTCCGCGGAGCCTGGGCCGGGTGCTGCTGACCGTGATCCTGCTCCTGATGGTGGGCGGGATCGCGTACGCCATGGTGTTCCTGCCGAAGTCCGGCGCGGCATCGGCGGGCGGCCCGTCCGGCGCGGACCTCAGCGGCTCCTCGGGCGCGGTGCCCGGCGGCAGCCCCACCCCTTCGGCCGGCCGGGACGGCGGCGGGACCGGCGGCGCCTCCCCGGGGACGGGCGAGCCGCAGACCACCGCGCCCGGGAATCTGGCGCCGGGCTACGAGCTGCGGACGGACCCGATGGGGTTCCAGGTCGCGGTCCCCAAGGGCTGGCAGCGCCGTGCCGAGACCGATCAGGGCCAAGTGCGCTATACGGGCGGTGACTTCGAGCTGGTGGTGGTGCCCGGCCGCGACACCACGGCGCGGGCCGGCGCGGACCCGATGGCGTATCAGCAGGACAAGGAGGCCGAGCTGGCGCCCTACCGAGCGGCCGGCTGGTCCTCGTCGTCCGGGCTGCGGCGCATCGACATCGGGCAGACGGCGATGGCCGAGGGCACCTTCACCTGGCGGGACGGCAGCGGCCGCCAGGTCTACGTCCGCAACCTCGCGATGATCCACGACGGCCGCTACCACGTCGTCATGGTCATCGGTCCGGACACCGGCCGCGACGAGGTGGACAAGCTGTACGAGCAGGCGAGCAGCGCGTATCGCCCCAACTAG
- a CDS encoding MFS transporter yields the protein MTQTPLDLPTGAPGKEVPAVPPAAPRRLRRPHRAWSVAAVTFLTITGAAGFASLPGLLIDPLHDEFHWSRGTIGFAVSVNLALYGLTAPFAAALMDRFGIRRVVAAALTVIATGAGLTVFMTAGWQLVLLWGVLVGLGSGSMALAFAATVTGRWFVARRGLVTGVLTAAGASGQLVFLPLLSWIVERHGWRPAAVTVALAALAVVPLVWLLLRDHPADVGVAPYGSADFVPKPPPQRGAARRALRALASAALPRSRLLLHSQLRSSGGTPMRGGTPIGPFWLLAGTFAICGATTNGLVKTHFVPAAHDHGMPMTAAASLLAVVGVFDIAGTIASGWFTDRFDTRRLLAVYYALRGVSLMFLPVLFADTVHPPMIFFIVFYGLDWVATVPPTIALCREYYGADSAIVFGWVLAAHQVGAALIAYLGGLARDAFGTYDPVWYASGALCAVAALMAVVIRGRKGQG from the coding sequence GTGACCCAGACACCGCTCGATCTGCCGACAGGTGCGCCCGGCAAGGAGGTTCCCGCAGTTCCTCCGGCCGCGCCCCGACGCCTCCGCCGCCCCCACCGGGCCTGGTCCGTCGCCGCCGTCACCTTCCTGACGATCACCGGCGCGGCCGGCTTCGCCTCCCTCCCCGGGCTGCTGATCGACCCGCTGCACGACGAGTTCCACTGGTCGCGCGGCACCATCGGCTTCGCGGTGTCGGTCAATCTCGCCCTCTACGGGCTGACCGCCCCCTTCGCCGCCGCCCTCATGGACCGCTTCGGTATCCGCCGGGTGGTCGCCGCCGCGCTGACCGTGATCGCGACCGGCGCCGGACTCACCGTCTTCATGACGGCCGGCTGGCAACTGGTCCTGCTCTGGGGCGTGCTGGTGGGCCTGGGCAGCGGCTCGATGGCGCTCGCCTTCGCCGCGACCGTCACCGGCCGCTGGTTCGTGGCCCGGCGCGGACTGGTCACCGGCGTCCTCACCGCCGCCGGCGCCTCCGGCCAGTTGGTGTTCCTGCCGCTGCTCTCCTGGATCGTCGAGCGCCACGGCTGGCGCCCGGCCGCCGTCACCGTCGCCCTCGCCGCGCTCGCCGTCGTCCCCCTCGTCTGGCTGCTGCTCCGCGACCACCCGGCCGACGTGGGGGTGGCCCCGTACGGGTCCGCGGACTTCGTCCCCAAGCCGCCCCCGCAGCGCGGTGCCGCCCGCCGCGCCCTGCGGGCCCTGGCCTCGGCCGCCCTCCCCCGCTCTCGGCTTCTCCTCCACTCTCAGCTTCGTTCGAGCGGGGGGACCCCCATGCGCGGGGGGACCCCCATCGGGCCCTTCTGGCTCCTCGCGGGCACCTTCGCGATCTGCGGTGCCACGACGAACGGCCTGGTCAAGACCCACTTCGTGCCCGCCGCCCACGACCACGGCATGCCGATGACCGCGGCCGCCTCGCTCCTCGCCGTCGTCGGCGTCTTCGACATCGCGGGCACCATCGCCTCCGGCTGGTTCACCGACCGCTTCGACACCCGCCGGCTGCTCGCCGTCTACTACGCCCTGCGGGGCGTCTCCCTGATGTTCCTGCCGGTGCTCTTCGCGGACACCGTCCACCCGCCGATGATCTTCTTCATCGTCTTCTACGGCCTCGACTGGGTCGCCACCGTCCCCCCGACCATCGCCCTGTGCCGCGAGTACTACGGGGCCGACAGCGCCATCGTCTTCGGCTGGGTCCTCGCCGCCCACCAGGTGGGCGCCGCCCTCATCGCCTACCTCGGCGGCCTGGCCCGCGACGCCTTCGGCACCTACGACCCGGTGTGGTACGCCTCCGGCGCGCTGTGCGCGGTGGCGGCGCTGATGGCGGTGGTGATCCGGGGGAGGAAGGGGCAGGGATAG
- a CDS encoding Zn-dependent alcohol dehydrogenase, whose protein sequence is MKGVIFDGEQPRVVDDLEVRDPGPGEVLVGIRAAGLCHSDLSVIDGTIPFPVPVVLGHEGAGVVEAVGAGVDHVVPGDHVALSTLANCGACAECDRGRPTMCRKAIGMPGKPFRRGEARLFNFASNSAFAERTVVKAVQAVKIARDIPLTSAALIGCGVLTGVGAVLNRAKVDRGDSVVVIGTGGIGLNVIQGARIAGASVIVAVDANPAKEAAARQFGATHFVDASAVPDTVKAVKAILPTGADHAFECVGSTRLIRQAIDLLDRHGQAVLLGVPPATAEASFLVSSMYLDKSILGCRYGSSRPQRDIALYARLYREGRLLLDELVTRTYAVEDFAKAADDAHHGRVARGVLLFGRDEG, encoded by the coding sequence ATGAAGGGCGTCATATTCGACGGTGAGCAGCCCCGGGTCGTGGACGACCTGGAGGTGCGGGATCCGGGGCCGGGCGAGGTGCTGGTGGGGATCCGGGCCGCGGGGCTGTGCCACAGCGATCTGTCGGTGATCGACGGGACCATTCCGTTCCCGGTGCCGGTGGTGCTGGGGCACGAGGGGGCCGGGGTGGTCGAGGCCGTGGGGGCGGGCGTGGACCACGTCGTGCCCGGTGACCATGTGGCGCTGTCGACGCTGGCGAACTGCGGGGCGTGCGCGGAGTGCGACCGGGGGCGGCCGACGATGTGCCGCAAGGCGATCGGGATGCCCGGGAAGCCGTTCCGGCGCGGGGAGGCGCGGCTGTTCAACTTCGCGTCGAACTCGGCGTTCGCGGAGCGCACCGTCGTCAAGGCGGTGCAGGCGGTGAAGATCGCCCGGGATATCCCGCTGACGTCCGCGGCGCTGATCGGGTGCGGGGTGCTGACCGGGGTCGGCGCCGTGCTCAACCGGGCGAAGGTGGACCGCGGGGACTCCGTGGTGGTCATCGGGACGGGCGGGATCGGCCTCAACGTGATCCAGGGCGCGCGGATCGCGGGCGCGTCGGTGATCGTGGCGGTGGACGCCAACCCGGCGAAGGAGGCGGCGGCCCGGCAGTTCGGGGCGACGCACTTCGTCGACGCGTCGGCCGTCCCGGACACCGTCAAGGCGGTGAAGGCGATCCTGCCGACCGGCGCCGACCACGCCTTCGAGTGCGTGGGCAGTACGCGGCTCATCCGGCAGGCGATCGACCTGCTGGACCGGCACGGGCAGGCGGTGCTGCTGGGCGTTCCGCCGGCCACCGCCGAGGCGTCCTTCCTCGTCTCGTCGATGTACCTGGACAAGTCCATCCTGGGCTGCCGCTACGGCTCCTCCCGCCCGCAGCGGGACATCGCCCTGTACGCCCGGCTGTACCGCGAAGGGCGGCTGCTGCTGGACGAGTTGGTGACCCGTACCTACGCGGTGGAGGACTTCGCCAAGGCCGCGGACGACGCGCACCACGGGCGGGTGGCGCGGGGGGTGCTGCTGTTCGGGCGGGACGAGGGGTGA
- a CDS encoding acyl-CoA dehydrogenase family protein → MEFGFGDDEESFRGAAREWLEGHLVGEFAALRGRGGPGSEHVGGGVRRAWERELGRGGWIGLGWDRRHGAYGNRAGSLTQQVVWAEEYARAGAPGRVGHIGENLLAPTLIAYGDEAQRGRFLPAVARGEELWCQGYSEPDAGSDLAGLRTVAVRDGGGYRVSGQKVWTSLAMEADWCFVLARTDPGERRHRGLSFLLVPMDQPGRVEVRPIRQMSGTAEFNEVFFDGAVARAEHVVGGEGAGWRVAMGLLALERGVSTLVQQIGFAAELGAVVAAALRSGAVRDPVLRGQLVRQWGELKVMRWNALRTLGADGDAGAPSVAKLLWGGWHQRLGELAMRVRGAAAVVGPADWDAAAPYELDALQRLFLFTRADTIYGGSDEIQRNIIAERVLGLPRAERFR, encoded by the coding sequence GTGGAGTTCGGGTTTGGCGATGACGAGGAGTCGTTCCGGGGTGCGGCGCGGGAGTGGCTTGAGGGGCACCTGGTGGGGGAGTTCGCCGCGTTGCGGGGGCGGGGTGGGCCCGGGAGTGAGCATGTGGGGGGTGGTGTTCGGCGGGCCTGGGAGCGGGAGTTGGGGAGGGGTGGGTGGATCGGGCTGGGGTGGGACCGGCGGCACGGTGCGTACGGGAACCGGGCGGGGTCGCTGACGCAGCAGGTGGTGTGGGCGGAGGAGTACGCGCGGGCCGGGGCGCCGGGGCGGGTGGGCCACATCGGGGAGAACCTGCTGGCGCCGACGCTGATCGCGTACGGGGACGAGGCGCAGCGCGGACGGTTCCTGCCGGCGGTGGCGCGGGGGGAGGAGCTGTGGTGCCAGGGGTACAGCGAGCCGGACGCGGGGTCGGACCTGGCGGGGCTGCGGACGGTGGCGGTGCGGGACGGGGGCGGGTACCGGGTCAGCGGGCAGAAGGTGTGGACCTCGCTCGCCATGGAGGCGGACTGGTGCTTTGTGCTGGCGCGGACGGATCCGGGGGAGCGGCGGCACCGGGGGCTGTCGTTCCTGCTGGTCCCGATGGACCAGCCGGGGCGGGTCGAGGTGCGGCCGATCCGGCAGATGTCGGGGACGGCGGAGTTCAACGAGGTGTTCTTCGACGGGGCGGTGGCGCGCGCCGAGCACGTGGTGGGCGGGGAGGGCGCGGGCTGGCGGGTGGCGATGGGGCTGCTGGCGCTGGAGCGGGGGGTGTCGACGCTGGTCCAGCAGATCGGTTTCGCCGCGGAGCTGGGTGCGGTGGTTGCGGCGGCGCTGCGGAGCGGGGCGGTGCGGGACCCCGTGCTGCGGGGGCAACTCGTAAGGCAGTGGGGCGAGTTGAAGGTCATGCGGTGGAATGCGCTGCGGACTCTGGGGGCAGATGGTGACGCAGGGGCGCCGAGCGTGGCGAAACTGCTGTGGGGCGGCTGGCATCAGCGGCTGGGGGAGCTGGCGATGCGGGTCCGCGGGGCGGCGGCCGTGGTGGGGCCCGCCGACTGGGACGCGGCGGCACCGTACGAACTCGACGCGCTGCAACGGCTGTTCCTGTTCACCCGGGCCGACACGATCTACGGCGGCTCGGACGAGATCCAGCGCAACATCATCGCCGAGCGGGTGCTCGGCCTGCCGAGAGCGGAGCGGTTCAGATGA